From Aliarcobacter butzleri, the proteins below share one genomic window:
- a CDS encoding prepilin peptidase, with the protein MIIKIEREDLVGFRFLQIVICIILTIFLFLKLSLNLQFLFFCIFSYLLVFLSFIDLKYKAVPDYLLLLVFVLSFFITDFSLEDSFLNAFIASGAIFLLNFIVTFYIQNIKSRILKDENLKNQVALGEGDIPIIASMAVVLGLNSLTYAILLSAIIAILHTISINFIKKDIQIPFIPSLVLGFFIEYFFNLEHFIKAF; encoded by the coding sequence ATGATTATAAAAATAGAGAGAGAAGATTTGGTGGGATTTAGATTTTTACAAATAGTAATTTGTATTATTTTAACAATATTTCTATTTTTAAAATTATCTCTAAACCTACAATTTTTATTTTTTTGTATATTCTCGTATCTTTTAGTTTTTTTATCTTTTATTGATTTAAAATATAAAGCTGTTCCAGATTATTTGCTTTTGCTTGTATTTGTTTTATCCTTTTTTATTACAGATTTTTCTTTAGAAGATAGTTTTTTAAATGCTTTTATTGCGAGTGGAGCTATTTTTTTATTAAACTTTATCGTAACTTTTTATATCCAAAATATAAAATCAAGAATTTTAAAAGATGAAAATCTTAAAAATCAAGTGGCTTTGGGAGAAGGTGATATCCCTATAATTGCAAGTATGGCTGTTGTTTTAGGATTAAATTCGCTAACTTATGCTATATTGCTATCAGCGATTATTGCTATTTTACATACAATTAGCATAAATTTTATAAAAAAAGATATTCAAATTCCATTTATTCCATCATTAGTTTTAGGATTTTTTATCGAGTATTTTTTTAATTTAGAACATTTTATAAAGGCATTTTAG
- a CDS encoding di-trans,poly-cis-decaprenylcistransferase: protein MSLNNMNDDKGFPSHIAIIMDGNGRWAKQRGLKRTAGHEEGAKVVREITKFCAKIGIEYLTLYAFSTENWARPKLEVEYLMKLLEKHLKNELEVFLENNIRFKAIGDLSKFSKSLQNIINQIEEKTSSCSGLTQVLALNYGSKDEIIRAIKKLNEQHLEITEENLESCLDTAGMSPVDLLIRTSGEVRLSNYLLWQNAYAEMFFTKTYWPDFSVAELKKILDDYKNRERRFGGI from the coding sequence ATGAGTTTAAATAATATGAATGATGATAAAGGCTTTCCTTCTCATATTGCCATCATTATGGATGGGAATGGAAGATGGGCAAAACAAAGAGGATTAAAAAGAACTGCTGGACATGAAGAAGGTGCGAAAGTTGTAAGAGAGATTACAAAGTTTTGCGCAAAAATTGGAATAGAATATTTAACTTTATATGCTTTTTCAACTGAGAATTGGGCAAGACCAAAACTTGAAGTTGAATATTTGATGAAACTTTTAGAAAAACATCTAAAAAATGAGTTAGAAGTTTTTTTAGAAAATAATATTAGATTTAAAGCAATTGGAGATCTTAGTAAATTCTCAAAATCTTTACAAAATATTATAAACCAAATAGAAGAAAAAACTTCTTCTTGCAGTGGTCTTACACAGGTTTTAGCTTTAAATTATGGCTCAAAAGATGAAATTATTAGAGCAATAAAGAAATTGAATGAACAACATCTTGAAATAACAGAAGAAAATTTAGAATCATGCCTTGATACAGCAGGTATGAGTCCAGTTGATTTGCTAATACGAACTAGTGGTGAAGTTAGACTTTCAAATTATCTATTATGGCAAAATGCTTATGCAGAGATGTTTTTTACAAAAACTTATTGGCCAGATTTTAGTGTTGCTGAACTTAAAAAGATTTTAGATGATTATAAAAATAGAGAGAGAAGATTTGGTGGGATTTAG
- the coaBC gene encoding bifunctional phosphopantothenoylcysteine decarboxylase/phosphopantothenate--cysteine ligase CoaBC — protein MLLKNKKILVGVTGSIAIYKALDLIRLYVKAGAQVRVIMTESAKKFINPITFEAISQNRVLDESSENWDKSQDYNHIDIGKWSDIFVIAPTSANTINKLACGLADNLLLQTALAYTKTKLIAPAANTNMINNPITKQSLDKLKHLEYKVVSSQIKELVCKDVGDGAMAEPTDIFDATCKELLKDEYWINRKVVLSGGGTIEKIDDVRYISNFSSGKMASNLAKALYYKGADVCLVSSRGYENLPNDIHLIKVQSSFEMYESLVSSLEIAKKESKKQSFLFMVAAVSDYLPTFAQEGKLKKDLIGINWNLELKQNIDILNSLDKSEIISIGFKAEMDELIAQNSAISMLEKKNLDGVCLNILNEENSFGSENNSIELILKNKNKSSTFKGSKLDISLEILEKLQDEFK, from the coding sequence ATGCTTTTAAAAAATAAAAAAATATTAGTTGGAGTTACTGGTTCAATTGCTATTTATAAAGCTTTGGATTTGATTAGACTTTATGTAAAAGCAGGTGCACAAGTCCGAGTTATTATGACTGAAAGTGCAAAAAAGTTTATAAATCCAATTACATTTGAAGCTATTTCACAAAACAGAGTTTTAGATGAAAGTAGTGAAAACTGGGATAAAAGCCAAGATTATAATCATATAGATATTGGAAAATGGTCTGATATTTTTGTGATTGCTCCAACTAGTGCTAATACTATAAATAAATTAGCTTGTGGTTTGGCTGATAATTTATTACTTCAAACGGCTTTAGCTTATACAAAAACTAAATTAATTGCACCAGCAGCTAATACAAATATGATAAATAATCCTATTACAAAACAGAGCCTTGATAAATTAAAACATCTTGAATATAAAGTAGTCTCTTCTCAAATAAAAGAACTTGTTTGTAAAGATGTTGGCGATGGAGCAATGGCAGAACCAACTGATATTTTTGATGCTACTTGCAAAGAACTTTTAAAAGATGAGTATTGGATAAATAGAAAAGTTGTTTTAAGTGGCGGTGGGACAATAGAAAAGATAGATGATGTAAGATATATTTCAAACTTTTCATCAGGAAAAATGGCATCAAACTTAGCAAAAGCTTTATATTATAAAGGTGCAGATGTTTGTTTAGTAAGTTCTCGTGGTTATGAAAATTTACCAAATGATATTCATTTAATAAAAGTGCAAAGTTCATTTGAAATGTACGAATCTTTAGTAAGTTCATTAGAAATTGCAAAAAAAGAGAGTAAAAAACAGAGTTTTTTATTTATGGTAGCTGCTGTTAGTGATTATCTTCCAACTTTTGCACAAGAAGGAAAACTAAAAAAAGATTTAATAGGAATAAACTGGAATTTAGAGTTAAAACAAAATATTGATATTTTAAATTCTTTAGATAAAAGTGAAATAATTTCTATTGGATTTAAAGCAGAAATGGATGAATTAATAGCTCAAAATAGTGCAATTTCAATGTTAGAAAAAAAGAATCTTGATGGAGTTTGTTTAAATATTTTAAACGAAGAAAATAGTTTTGGAAGTGAAAATAATAGTATTGAACTCATTTTAAAAAATAAGAATAAAAGTTCTACATTTAAAGGTTCAAAATTAGACATATCTTTAGAAATTTTAGAAAAATTACAAGATGAGTTTAAATAA
- the glmU gene encoding bifunctional UDP-N-acetylglucosamine diphosphorylase/glucosamine-1-phosphate N-acetyltransferase GlmU yields MGKKSIIILAAGAGTRMKSDTPKVLHKISGKPMLYYSIKEALKLSDDITVVLYHQFEKVKAEIEKYFSNINFVIQDHKNYPGTGGAVMGITPKYEKVLVLNGDMPLIQANELEKFEINATIVMSVLELESADGYGRVIIENGNVKKIVEQKDASEDELKITTANAGIYQFETKFLLENLPKLDNNNAQKEYYITDLVEMAISQGKVLKPLVVNEENFKGVNSKVELADAEVIHQNRIKKEFMKAGVIMRLPDTIYIEEGVEIEGESIIENGVSLLGNAKIINSHIKTNSVVEDSIVKDSDVGPMGRVRPGSELTNTHIGNFVETKKAKLTGVKAGHLSYLGDCSIDEGTNIGCGTITCNYDGVNKHQTIIGKNVFVGSDTQFVAPVNIEDDVLIGAGSTVTGNVKKGELYLTRAKAKTIDGFFYKHFSSKKK; encoded by the coding sequence ATGGGTAAAAAGTCAATTATTATTTTAGCAGCAGGAGCAGGTACTAGAATGAAATCTGATACTCCAAAAGTATTACATAAGATTTCTGGTAAACCTATGCTTTATTACTCTATAAAAGAGGCTTTAAAATTGAGTGATGATATAACAGTTGTTTTATATCATCAGTTTGAAAAAGTAAAAGCAGAAATTGAAAAATATTTTTCAAATATAAATTTTGTAATTCAAGACCATAAAAACTATCCAGGAACTGGTGGAGCTGTTATGGGAATCACTCCAAAGTATGAAAAAGTTTTAGTTCTAAATGGTGATATGCCTTTAATTCAAGCAAATGAATTGGAAAAATTTGAAATAAATGCGACTATTGTAATGTCAGTTTTAGAGCTAGAAAGTGCTGATGGTTATGGAAGAGTAATAATTGAAAATGGAAATGTTAAAAAAATTGTTGAACAAAAAGATGCTTCAGAAGATGAACTAAAAATCACAACTGCAAATGCTGGAATTTATCAGTTTGAAACAAAATTTTTACTTGAAAACTTACCAAAATTAGATAATAACAATGCTCAAAAAGAGTATTACATCACTGATTTAGTTGAAATGGCAATTAGTCAAGGAAAAGTTTTAAAACCTTTAGTTGTAAATGAAGAGAATTTTAAAGGTGTTAATTCAAAAGTTGAATTAGCAGATGCTGAGGTAATTCACCAAAATAGAATCAAAAAAGAGTTTATGAAAGCTGGAGTAATTATGAGATTGCCTGATACTATTTACATCGAAGAGGGTGTTGAAATTGAGGGTGAAAGTATCATAGAAAATGGTGTAAGTTTACTTGGAAATGCAAAAATTATAAATTCTCATATTAAAACAAATTCAGTTGTTGAAGATTCAATCGTAAAAGATAGTGATGTTGGACCAATGGGACGAGTAAGACCAGGAAGTGAGTTAACAAATACTCATATTGGAAACTTTGTAGAAACAAAAAAAGCTAAATTAACGGGTGTAAAAGCAGGGCATTTATCATATCTTGGAGATTGTTCAATAGATGAAGGAACAAACATAGGATGTGGGACAATTACTTGTAATTATGATGGAGTTAATAAACATCAAACAATTATAGGAAAAAATGTTTTTGTTGGAAGTGATACACAATTTGTTGCACCTGTAAATATTGAAGATGATGTTTTAATAGGAGCTGGTTCAACTGTAACTGGAAATGTTAAAAAAGGTGAATTGTATCTTACACGAGCAAAAGCAAAAACTATTGATGGTTTCTTTTACAAACATTTTTCAAGTAAAAAGAAATAA
- a CDS encoding ankyrin repeat domain-containing protein — translation MFKFFKVDEEDFYNELFSDKIDLKKIQRYIDKGIDINKKDEKGRNILFSLVVKKRFESIKILLKNGIEANIEDKDGKTVLGEAVEKADPMTVRFLLENGFDINRKNSQGRTILQESVLLGGYKIFQLLTKYEPDFNSKDNTGKTILFDAIESENIDIINDVLENIEDFNILDENGQTALFKAVLKDDINIALNLLSKNINVNIVDKNGQNVLFYAILKGARNIPIIEKLIDKRIDINIVDKNYKNIIDELLNIVNIQKNELKFEDKRYELINPKNDYLALALLFIKNGLKVDTVDADGKTTLQKEIENKNFANVEFLIDCGADLNIVDEYNRNLFHIETLKGYSNYKMMDLLVAKGANIDSRDLDEKTVVDNVVELIAITRGFKKSNPTLAPYINEKERYDILLKKVLSYKPNLEAKRLDGKNILFDLVMYNDYETLEIIVNHGINLNLTDKENKTALMCMVEEGLKITEKLDKAYFIKRLVNFLRYRVDVDIQDNNGRTVIHNAVIADDLLVVEKLLTKKANLSLKDNYGRTALHHTQWKGNYQIARWLIASGADMNQPDNSGFNILNYATILGHIKLVVTLVNSGVLMYNKNPKNKKVAEFFKSKEKNLDKLLTSEISDYKMKNALIEVIQNLKKELNEAVKG, via the coding sequence GTGTTTAAATTTTTCAAAGTTGATGAAGAAGATTTTTACAATGAGCTTTTTTCTGACAAAATAGACCTTAAAAAAATCCAAAGATACATAGATAAAGGCATAGATATAAATAAAAAAGATGAAAAAGGTAGAAATATCCTTTTTTCATTAGTAGTAAAAAAAAGATTTGAATCTATAAAAATATTGTTAAAAAATGGTATTGAAGCAAATATAGAAGATAAAGATGGGAAAACAGTCTTAGGTGAAGCAGTAGAAAAAGCTGATCCTATGACAGTTAGATTTTTACTTGAAAATGGTTTTGATATAAATAGAAAAAATAGTCAAGGAAGAACTATTTTACAAGAATCTGTTCTTTTAGGTGGATATAAAATATTCCAGTTACTAACAAAGTATGAGCCAGATTTTAATTCAAAAGATAATACTGGAAAAACTATTTTATTTGATGCCATTGAGAGTGAAAATATAGATATTATCAATGATGTTTTAGAAAATATCGAAGATTTTAATATATTAGATGAAAATGGACAAACAGCTCTTTTTAAAGCAGTTTTAAAAGATGATATAAATATCGCATTAAATCTTTTATCAAAAAATATCAATGTAAATATAGTAGATAAAAATGGACAAAATGTACTTTTTTATGCCATCTTAAAAGGTGCTAGAAATATACCAATTATAGAAAAACTAATTGATAAACGTATTGATATAAATATAGTAGATAAAAATTATAAAAATATAATTGATGAACTTTTAAATATCGTAAATATACAAAAAAATGAACTGAAATTTGAAGATAAAAGATATGAGCTAATCAATCCAAAAAATGATTATTTAGCTCTTGCTCTTTTATTTATAAAAAATGGATTAAAAGTTGATACAGTTGATGCTGATGGAAAAACAACTTTACAAAAAGAGATTGAAAATAAAAATTTTGCAAATGTTGAATTTTTAATAGATTGTGGAGCTGATTTAAATATAGTTGATGAATATAATAGGAATTTATTTCATATTGAAACATTAAAGGGTTATTCAAACTATAAAATGATGGATTTATTGGTTGCAAAAGGTGCAAACATTGATTCAAGAGATTTAGATGAAAAAACTGTAGTTGACAATGTTGTAGAATTGATTGCTATTACAAGAGGATTTAAAAAATCAAATCCAACATTAGCACCATATATAAATGAAAAAGAGAGATATGATATTTTACTAAAAAAAGTTTTATCATATAAGCCAAATTTAGAAGCTAAAAGATTAGATGGGAAAAATATTTTATTTGATTTGGTTATGTATAATGATTATGAAACTTTAGAAATTATTGTAAATCACGGTATAAATCTGAATCTAACAGATAAAGAAAATAAAACTGCTTTAATGTGTATGGTTGAAGAGGGATTAAAAATAACTGAAAAGTTAGATAAAGCTTACTTTATAAAAAGATTGGTGAATTTCTTAAGATATAGAGTAGATGTTGATATTCAAGATAATAATGGAAGAACAGTAATTCATAATGCTGTAATTGCCGATGATTTATTGGTAGTTGAAAAACTTTTGACAAAAAAAGCAAATCTATCTTTAAAAGATAATTACGGAAGAACAGCACTTCATCACACACAATGGAAAGGAAACTATCAAATTGCAAGATGGTTGATCGCTTCAGGTGCTGATATGAACCAACCAGATAATAGTGGTTTTAATATATTAAATTATGCAACAATTTTAGGACACATAAAATTGGTTGTGACATTGGTAAATTCTGGAGTTTTGATGTATAACAAAAATCCAAAAAATAAAAAAGTTGCAGAATTTTTCAAAAGTAAAGAGAAAAATTTAGATAAGTTATTAACAAGTGAAATAAGCGATTATAAAATGAAAAATGCTCTAATAGAAGTAATTCAAAACTTAAAAAAAGAGCTAAATGAAGCAGTAAAAGGTTAA
- a CDS encoding helicase-related protein, producing the protein MKENWQEQLQTLLKCDLKTLYPLARSINRKLEFYVGPTNSGKTYNAMQKLKEANSGLYLAPLRLLALEGYEDLKESKINASLITGEEQILDIEASHVCSTIEMLDFDLDVDVAVIDEVQMLEDDDRGWAWVNAIIGCPAKKIIMTGSVNALDAVKKIAAYLDEDLEVIKHTRKNELKILDKWTSLEKLEDGTALIAFSRSDVLKLKQRLQKKYAVSVIYGNLSPEVRRDEAKRFREKKSQILIATDAIAMGLNLPIKTILFTTDTKFDGVSRRKITVNEIVQIAGRAGRFGHFEAGYLGATRRDILAYIKEEFESSIKTIKPPFKVKINNNQLEALSSHIKTNSLTKILKFFADNMSFNGPFVAANISSMIEAARIVDNKNGLSLEEKYLLAQAPITTKSTIILQAYDSYIASVIKKRVNHYKPSITLPKKAITQKDLLLVEDEVKKISLYLWLSYKLPELFPDHDKAYILRNSFNSFIEKSLKGNLVEESGFEKDFHKKRFPKTNKEKDEKRSNKSRRQKQFNKKLAKI; encoded by the coding sequence ATGAAAGAAAATTGGCAAGAACAACTACAAACCTTATTAAAGTGCGATTTAAAAACACTTTATCCTTTAGCAAGAAGCATAAATAGAAAATTAGAATTTTATGTAGGTCCTACAAATAGTGGAAAAACATACAACGCAATGCAAAAATTGAAAGAAGCAAATAGTGGATTATATTTAGCACCTTTGCGACTTTTGGCTCTTGAAGGATATGAAGATTTAAAAGAATCAAAAATAAATGCTTCTTTAATAACAGGAGAAGAACAAATTTTAGATATTGAAGCTTCTCATGTTTGTTCAACGATTGAAATGTTAGATTTTGATTTAGATGTTGATGTTGCTGTTATTGATGAAGTTCAAATGCTTGAAGATGATGATAGAGGTTGGGCTTGGGTAAATGCAATTATAGGATGTCCTGCAAAAAAAATCATTATGACAGGAAGCGTAAATGCTCTTGATGCAGTTAAAAAAATAGCTGCTTATTTAGATGAAGATTTAGAAGTTATAAAACATACTAGAAAAAATGAATTAAAAATTCTTGACAAATGGACTTCTTTGGAAAAATTAGAAGATGGAACAGCTTTGATAGCTTTTTCAAGAAGTGATGTTTTAAAACTCAAACAAAGACTTCAAAAAAAATACGCTGTTTCAGTTATTTATGGAAATTTATCTCCTGAAGTTAGACGTGATGAAGCAAAAAGATTTAGAGAGAAAAAGAGTCAAATCTTAATAGCAACAGATGCAATTGCAATGGGTTTAAATCTTCCAATTAAAACAATTTTATTTACAACTGATACAAAATTTGACGGAGTTAGTAGAAGAAAAATAACAGTTAATGAAATAGTTCAAATAGCAGGACGTGCAGGACGATTTGGACATTTTGAAGCTGGATATTTAGGTGCAACAAGAAGAGATATTTTAGCTTATATAAAAGAGGAATTTGAATCTTCAATAAAAACAATAAAACCACCTTTTAAAGTAAAAATAAATAACAATCAATTAGAAGCACTTTCAAGTCATATAAAAACAAATTCATTGACAAAGATTTTGAAATTTTTTGCAGACAATATGTCTTTTAATGGACCTTTTGTAGCTGCAAATATCTCTTCTATGATAGAAGCAGCAAGAATAGTTGATAATAAAAATGGTTTGAGTTTAGAAGAAAAATATCTTTTAGCTCAAGCTCCAATTACTACAAAATCAACTATTATTTTACAAGCATATGATTCATATATTGCAAGTGTGATAAAAAAAAGAGTAAATCACTATAAACCTTCAATTACTTTACCTAAAAAGGCAATTACTCAAAAAGATTTACTTTTAGTTGAAGATGAGGTAAAAAAAATCTCTTTATATCTTTGGCTTTCATATAAACTTCCAGAGCTTTTCCCTGACCATGACAAAGCATATATTTTAAGAAACTCTTTTAACAGTTTTATTGAAAAATCTTTAAAAGGAAATTTAGTTGAAGAGAGTGGTTTTGAAAAAGATTTTCATAAAAAAAGATTTCCAAAAACAAATAAAGAGAAAGACGAAAAAAGAAGCAATAAATCAAGAAGACAAAAACAATTTAATAAAAAATTAGCTAAAATCTAA
- the trmA gene encoding tRNA (uridine(54)-C5)-methyltransferase TrmA: MNCNYFGICASCTLFDKTYEEQLNYKIQREKERFSNFTNIDFDIIKSNESNFRNRAEFRIWWEKGENNKEILSYAMNDFKKNILKINSCEMVSFHIKELMPKLIDELQNDLELSFKLFAVEFLGSSTKDMLVTLIYHKKLEESWIQKAKEIEKKLNIKIIGRSKKQRLVLTNDYINETLNISNQNFFFAYEENGFTQPNTNVNVQMIEWVLENTKNSSKDLCELYCGGGNFTIPLSTKFRKVLATEISKTSIKSALRNCSLNKIESISFIRMSAEDFVQALNKVRAFNRLKDINLDDYEFDTIFMDPPRSGLDDTTRNLAKDFENIIYISCNPETLHRDLEELTKTHEIEKFALFDQFAFTNHIESGVILRKLKD, translated from the coding sequence ATGAACTGTAACTATTTTGGAATTTGCGCATCTTGTACTCTTTTTGATAAAACTTATGAAGAACAATTAAACTATAAAATACAAAGAGAAAAAGAAAGATTCTCAAATTTTACAAATATAGATTTTGACATCATAAAAAGTAATGAATCAAACTTTAGAAATCGAGCTGAATTTAGAATTTGGTGGGAAAAAGGCGAAAATAATAAAGAGATTTTATCATATGCAATGAATGACTTTAAAAAAAATATTTTAAAAATAAATTCATGTGAGATGGTAAGTTTTCATATAAAAGAACTTATGCCAAAACTAATAGATGAACTTCAAAATGATTTAGAACTATCTTTTAAACTATTTGCTGTTGAATTTTTAGGAAGTAGTACAAAAGATATGCTTGTAACTTTGATTTATCACAAAAAGTTAGAAGAATCTTGGATACAAAAAGCAAAAGAGATTGAAAAAAAATTAAATATTAAAATCATTGGAAGAAGTAAAAAACAAAGACTTGTTTTAACAAATGATTATATAAATGAAACTTTAAATATTTCAAATCAAAATTTCTTTTTTGCTTATGAAGAAAATGGATTTACTCAACCAAATACAAATGTAAATGTTCAAATGATTGAATGGGTTTTAGAAAATACAAAAAATTCATCAAAAGATTTATGTGAATTATACTGTGGTGGTGGGAATTTCACTATTCCACTTTCAACAAAATTTAGAAAAGTTTTAGCAACAGAGATTTCTAAAACATCTATAAAATCAGCTTTAAGAAATTGTTCTTTAAATAAAATAGAAAGTATAAGTTTTATTAGAATGAGTGCAGAGGATTTTGTACAAGCTTTAAATAAAGTGCGAGCTTTTAATAGACTAAAAGATATAAATCTTGATGATTATGAGTTTGATACTATTTTTATGGATCCACCAAGATCTGGACTTGATGATACAACTAGAAATTTAGCAAAAGATTTTGAAAATATAATATATATTTCATGTAATCCTGAAACTTTACATAGAGATTTGGAAGAACTAACTAAAACTCATGAGATTGAAAAGTTTGCTTTATTTGACCAATTTGCATTTACAAATCACATAGAAAGTGGTGTAATCTTAAGAAAATTAAAAGATTAA
- a CDS encoding NUDIX hydrolase, producing the protein MNYVVGIVTDGSKILLLRKNNPDWQKGLYNGVGGKVDLDETPLEAIIRECQKEVGLEISNWSEIETIPLQSGVDLTYFFAVIEEEELKKAQGLEDERVEFFDINNLPKNILKDLKEQIDKIFLKIESKSHKKIKRIAAYVSIVMVVFLLSLMIIGKVAKGNYLYFLVKEKAEEDIDKKAKFKKGFYERMGITE; encoded by the coding sequence ATGAATTATGTTGTAGGCATCGTAACTGATGGAAGTAAAATTTTATTATTAAGAAAAAACAATCCTGATTGGCAAAAAGGCTTATATAATGGAGTTGGTGGAAAAGTTGATTTAGATGAAACACCATTAGAAGCCATAATAAGAGAGTGCCAAAAAGAAGTAGGATTGGAAATCTCAAATTGGAGTGAGATAGAAACAATTCCTTTACAAAGTGGAGTAGATTTAACATATTTTTTTGCAGTTATTGAAGAAGAAGAGCTAAAAAAGGCTCAAGGATTAGAAGATGAAAGAGTAGAATTTTTTGATATAAATAATCTTCCTAAGAATATTTTAAAAGATTTAAAAGAGCAAATAGATAAGATATTTTTAAAAATTGAATCAAAAAGTCATAAAAAAATAAAAAGAATTGCTGCATATGTATCAATAGTAATGGTAGTTTTTCTTTTATCTTTGATGATAATAGGAAAAGTTGCTAAAGGAAATTATTTATATTTTCTTGTAAAAGAAAAAGCTGAAGAAGATATAGATAAAAAAGCTAAATTCAAAAAAGGTTTTTATGAAAGAATGGGAATTACTGAGTAA